One Oryza sativa Japonica Group chromosome 8, ASM3414082v1 DNA window includes the following coding sequences:
- the LOC4344542 gene encoding protein STICHEL-like 2: MIEGRRHSVDIPISRALLAVMRSRSLRDPETNSLAKFSAKKTIWEGCSLEEDDLEGSNYGRHSFSYNMYDHLQRRREEFGDSARSGRLVNSPINIIKANARVKAALHNQTCSSVISGMSRATKDRASSLMIEGEQLGRREGATFQESARSLLQKYRPKAFSELAGQNVVAQSLSSAVLKGKLAPIYLFHGPHGIGKTSAARIFAASLNCHSSGGNQPCGHCEECMAIFSGNSSSVIEIDASKLDCKSRVAALLRNACEVPASSHFKVLIVDDCQHMDKEGWYSVYSSLEGIPDSSIFVMITSDIDKLPSNSVGWCQSYRFCKVDEAEIALRLSRICINEGMEFEAEALELIARKANGSIRDAVQMLDQLTLLGKRISKSVTYDLIGDVSDEELLDLLNLAFSSDAATIVRRARELLSSKVDPLQLLAQLANLIMDILAGRHQSDSQEVRKVTGKHTSAEIDVHKLRNALEILSETEKQLKTTKNQSTWLTAALLQFNMREPYCLDDAAVSSMFTESQTDDGAAILKDESLDTSSHLCYQNKIGCLDMNLGDPDVLETIWIKALENCTSKPLHSLLRKDGKLSSLYTTQGVAVAELQFCHPEDVPTTESFWNPFVVSLQNLLKCNVDIRINLSPISTSNRVVSKNSSVSLVMQSREDQETEDPVAAGCRTVASSRKECPSPLAVQPKEKPSHILGCLHATDGDAVDTESRILSYQKISVIPEASTPGNGSFKAGGHTPKVDEARARRGCFSKLLQRRAGAPYQNGALPRRGLFKCCFCKIRPDCKTKVEETDGFQGHSKN; the protein is encoded by the exons ATGATTGAGGGGAGGAGGCACTCCGTTGACATCCCGATTTCGAGGGCTCTACTGGCCGTCATGAGGTCCAGATCTCTGAGGGACCCTGAGACCAACTCGCTGGCCAAGTTCTCGGCGAAGAAGACCATCTGGGAGGGTTGTTCTCTCGAGGAAGATGACCTGGAGGGGAGCAATTATGGTAGGCACAGCTTTAGTTACAACATGTATGATCATCtccagaggaggagggaggagtttgGGGACAGCGCGAGGTCTGGTCGGCTGGTGAACTCGCCGATCAACATCATCAAGGCCAATGCGAGGGTCAAGGCGGCGCTTCATAACCAGACCTGCTCCTCGGTGATCTCGGGGATGTCAAGGGCAACAAAGGACAGGGCATCCTCTTTGATGATTGAAGGAGAGCAATTGGGTCGGAGGGAGGGAGCTACATTTCAAGAAAGCGCGAGAAGTTTGCTTCAAAAGTACCGGCCCAAGGCTTTCTCTGAGCTGGCTGGACAAAATGTTGTTGCTCAGTCTCTTTCAAGTGCTGTTTTGAAAGGAAAACTTGCTCCAATCTATCTCTTCCATGGTCCACATGGCATAGGAAAGACATCTGCAGCTAGAATATTTGCCGCATCACTGAATTGCCACTCTTCAGGTGGGAACCAGCCTTGTGGGCACTGTGAGGAATGCATGGCCATATTCTCAGGAAACAGTAGCAGTGTGATAGAGATTGATGCTTCTAAACTGGATTGCAAATCTAGAGTTGCTGCCTTGCTGAGGAATGCCTGTGAAGTTCCTGCTTCTTCGCACTTCAAGGTTCTTATTGTGGATGATTGCCAACACATGGATAAGGAGGGATGGTACTCTGTCTACAGTAGCCTTGAAGGCATCCCTGACAGCTCAATCTTTGTGATGATCACATCTGACATTGATAAACTGCCAAGTAATTCAGTTGGATGGTGCCAGAGCTACAGGTTTTGCAAGGTAGACGAAGCAGAGATCGCCCTCCGATTGAGTAGGATTTGCATAAATGAAGGTATGGAGTTCGAGGCCGAAGCACTGGAGCTTATTGCTCGCAAGGCCAACGGTTCCATTCGAGATGCAGTTCAAATGCTTGACCAGCTTACTCTGCTAGGAAAAAGGATCAGCAAATCAGTAACATATGACCTA ataggCGATGTCTCAGATGAGGAGTTGCTTGATCTTCTTAATCTGGCTTTTTCATCGGATGCTGCTACCATTGTCAGGAGGGCTAGGGAGCTTTTGAGCTCAAAGGTTGACCCCCTGCAGTTATTAGCTCAGCTTGCAAATCTTATCATGGATATTTTAGCTGGGAGGCACCAGTCAGATTCCCAAGAAGTTAGAAAGGTTACTGGTAAACATACAT CGGCTGAAATTGATGTGCACAAACTTAGAAATGCACTGGAAATACTTTCTGAAACTGAAAAGCAGCTGAAAACCACAAAGAACCAGTCTACATGGCTTACAGCAGCGCTGTTACAGTTTAATATGAGAGAGCCGTACTGCCTAGATGATGCTGCAGTTTCAAGCATGTTCACAGAGAGTCAGACAG ATGATGGGGCTGCTATCTTGAAAGACGAAAGCTTAGATACCAGTTCTCATCTTTGCTATCAGAACAAAATCGGTTGTTTAGATATGAACTTAGGAGATCCAGATGTGCTCGAGACCATATGGATTAAGGCTCTTGAGAACTGCACGTCTAAACCACTTCATAGTCTGTTGAGAAAAGATGGGAAGTTGTCATCCCTGTACACCACTCAAG GTGTAGCAGTTGCTGAGCTGCAGTTCTGCCACCCCGAGGATGTACCTACAACAGAGAGCTTTTGGAATCCATTTGTGGTTTCTCTGCAGAATTTGCTAAAGTGCAATGTGGATATCAGGATCAATCTTTCCCCAATCTCCACCAGCAACAGAGTTGTATCCAAGAATTCATCAGTAAGCCTGGTCATGCAATCCAGAGAAGATCAGGAGACAGAAGATCCAGTTGCCGCAGGTTGCAGAACAGTAGCTTCATCAAGAAAAGAGTGCCCTTCTCCACTCGCGGTGCAACCAAAGGAGAAGCCGTCGCACATTCTGGGGTGCCTCCATGCTACAGATGGCGACGCGGTGGATACCGAGTCGAGGATCTTGAGCTATCAGAAGATTTCAGTCATACCTGAAGCATCCACTCCAGGAAATGGTTCCTTCAAAGCTGGAGGGCACACACCAAAGGTTGACGAAGCCAGAGCTCGCCGAGGCTGTTTCTCGAAGCTTCTACAGCGCCGTGCTGGTGCTCCTTATCAAAATGGAGCTTTGCCTCGCAGGGGACTGTTCAAATGCTGTTTCTGCAAGATCAGACCAGACTGCAAGACGAAAGTGGAAGAAACTGATGGGTTCCAAGGGCACAGTAAAAACTGA